DNA from Halorarum salinum:
AGTACAGGAGCCGTCCGGTGAACTCGCCCGGCGACGTCGTGGGCGAGTGGCCCGACGGCAGCACGAGAATCGGTCGGTGGCGACGGGGAAACCGGAGACCGAGGACTGCTAGGGGCTCGGGCCGCCGCTACCGCTGCCGCCGTGAGACTGCGACCCGTCCGGACGCCTCGAACTCCCCGAAGTCGCAGAACTCGTCGATGTTGTACTTCTTCTCGACGAACTGCTCCTCCATGAACCGGCGCGTTCGACCGAGCGTGGAGTCCTCGAGCGCCGACAGCCGCTCGACGAAGCTCGCGTCCTCCTCGCCCCAGAGGCCGGGGTGGGTGAGCACCTGCATCCGGTCCGGGAACCCGTCCGCCAGCGGCGGCTCGTCCCGCCATCGCTGGTTGGAGTCGCCCCGGTACGCGACGTCGGTGAAGAACCGCTCCTCGTAGGTGCTCTCGAAGCTCCGGAACGACCGGCGGAAGATCCACTCGGGCGGGCGGTGGAACGAGACGGCGCTCACGGGGTCGCTCGCGACCTCGGCGAGGATGCGCTGTTCGGCCCGGACCCGGTCGACGAGATCCTCCTCCGGCGGCTCGTCGTTCCAGTACTGGTGGGTGCTGAAGTGGAGTCCCACGTCGTGGCCCAGCTCCTCCAGCCGCGAGACGATCTCGCGGTTCGGCTTGTGCTGGACGTTGTAGAACGGCGAGGTGAGCAGGAAGAAGTACGTCGCCTCGACGCCACGCTCGGCCTCCATCCGGGCGGTCCGCAGCGCCCTCCGGGGCGACCAGTCCACGTCGTGGCGGAGGACGAGGTCCCCGGACTCCAGCGGCTCGTGGTACCCCCGGAAGCGGTAGCCGTGCGAGCGCAGGCGGTCGAGGAACTCGCCGTACCAGTCGAACGTGAACGCCACGCCGGACCCGCCCGCGCCGGCGACGGTCGCGTCGGGCGCGCCGTCCCGCCCGGCCGTGCCGCCGTCGGTTTCGGCGGCGTCCGTCGCGTCGGACGCACCGGCCGCGGAGCCGCGGCCCTCCGACCCGTCCGCGTCGGTCCCCGTCACGCCGAATCACCCAGCGGGCGGGCGGGCGACCCGACGACGGTCGTCCCCGCGGGCACGTCCTCCAGCACCGCGGCGTTCATGCCGAGTTCGGCGTCGGCGCCGACGACGACGTCCGTCGCGACCGACACCTGCGGGTGCACGGTGGTCCGCGCGCCGACGGTGGCGCCCCCGGCGAACCCGGAGCCGAACGCGACCGTGACGTCCTCGCCGACCTCGACCTGGTGGGCGAGGTGGACGTTGCCGCTCAGCTTCGCGCCGCGACGGACGACCGTCTCGTCGAACACCGCCCGGTCGATCGAGCAGTTGGCGCCGACCGCGACGTCGTCCTCCAGGACGACCTCGCCGTCGTGTACCTGTCGGGAGAGGGAGTCGTCGTCCGTCCGGGCGAACCCGAACCCCGTCTCCCCGAGGACGGTTCCCGGCCCGATCGAACAGCCGTCGCCGATCGTGACGCAGTCGGCGACGTAGGCGTTCGCGCCGATCCGACAGCGCTCGCCGACCGTCGCGCCCGGTTCGACGACCGCCGACGGGTGGACCGTCGTCTCGGTCACCCCGTCGACGAAGAACTCGTTCGCGGCCTCGACGAACGCCGGCTTCGGGCGCTCGACGCGGACGAGCGTCCGCCCCCGGAGCGCCGGGATCGACCGCCCGCACACGACGACGCCCGCGTCGGACGCCCGGACCGCGTCCGGGTCGTCGTACGTGCAGAACGCGAGGTCGTTCGGCCCGGCGTCCGCGAGGGAGCCGACGCCGGTCACCGTCGCCCCCGGCCCGGTCACCTCCGCGTCGAGGAACGACGCGAGTTCGCCCGCGTCGAGTCCGGTTCCCGTCCCGCCGGGGGCCCGGTCGCCGTCGGTGGCCCGACCACCGTCCGCGGGTCTGTCGCCGTCCGCCGGCCGCCTCGTGCGTGAGTCACCCGTCATGGAATCCCCATCGTCCCACGCTCGGGGCCGCCGGGTCGTTCTTATTGGGCCGTTAAGCGGGCCGGCTCAGGCGTCCGACAGGCGGGCCCGCAGCGCGACGAACAGCGACCGGACGCCCGGCGCCCCGTCGAACACCCACAGCGCCGCCACCGCGAGCAACAGACCGAGGTACGTGAGGAGGAGCGGGAGGTACTCCGGCTGGACGACCTCGTGGAGGTACCGACCGACGTACAGGGAGAACCGGCCGACGAAGCCGCGGTCGGCGCCGTACGCCTCGAAGGAGACGAACGGCCAGAGGAGCCGGTCGAACCCGAGTCCGTCGCCCTTGAGCGCCGGGCTGAGGACGTCGCCGGCGAGGTGGCTCGCGTAGCCGAGCGCGAACGCGACCCCGACGGCGGGCCGGTCGCGGCGCAGGCTCGCCGCGGCGACGACCGCGACGACCGGCACGGAGAACACGATCGAGTGGCCGAGCGCGTAGCCCTGCGGGAAGAGGCCGAGCCCCCACGAGAGCGGCTTGTCGACCAGGTCGGGGAACTGCGTCGCCAGCACGAGCGCGAGCGCCTCGGCGCTTCGCGGCGACCGCTTCCACGCGAGGTGGGCCCACGCCGAGTAGAGCACGTAGCCGAACGCCAGGTGCTCCCAGGGCCACATCGGCTAGCTGCCTCCGCCGCCGTCGACGGAGACCCAGAGCTGGACGTGCCGGTAGGCGTTCTCCCGCGTCGGGTCCTGGGGCGCGTCGCCGCGGTAGAGGAGGTACTGCATGCGGAGGCGCTGGCCGGCGAACGGGGGCTGGGGTCGGTGTTCGATCCGCGCGGTCTCGCCGGGCGCGACCGTCCGGGTCTCGCGCGTGAGCTCCGCCTCCTCGGTCACGGTCGTCCCGTTCGCCGTCTCCTCGACGCGTTGGAGCTCCGCCACGACGGTGTACGACTGCTCCTCGCCCTCGTGGTTCCCGATCGAGACGTACAGGGGCTCGCCGTCACCGCCCGTCGTGAACTCGGTGGGGTAGCCGCTGGCGTCGAACTCGCCGTCGTCGGACTGCGTGACCAGGTAGAGCTCGGTGAACCCCTCCTCCTCCGTCGGGTAGACGTACGCGATGCCGACGCTGCTCACGAGCACGAGGACGCCCGCGACGAGAAAGAGGTTGAGGAGGAGCCCCCGGGCGTTCGTCGCCTCGAACGTCGCCGACCGCGAGAGGTTCCGGTCGTGGACGGTGAACGGGCTCACCGCCGCCCCGAGCAGGTGCGTGAGCGGCGGGACGCCCATCCGCTCGTCGTCCGGGAGTCGGATCCGCCGGACGAACGCCAGCAGCGTGAGCGCGACCGTGAGCGGCGCGAGGACGAGCAGCGTCTGCCGTGCCCCGATGCCGCCGGTCGCGACCGACAGCGCGAGCACGACGGCCGGGACGATGGCGATGCTCGCGGCCACCGAGAGCCCGACCCGGACGGACGGCGGGAGCCCCTCCTCTATCACCCCGGAGGGGACGACCACCCCGTCGTCGCCCGCCCGATTCTCCTTCCGGAGTCGGCGCTCGGGGTAGATCGCGGCGACGAGCGCGTACCCTGGGAGGAACAGCAGTATCGGCGCCACTGCGGCTGTTCTGAGGGGCGATCCGCCGGGGCCCACGAGGACGGTCGCGGAGGCGACCGCCGTGAGCACCAGGACGACGAGCAGGTCGGTGGTCCACCTGCTGGTCCGCGTGTTCATCGCGAACGGCTTGCGGACGGAGAGGTAAAAACCCCCCACTCGCTTGTGCACCGAAACTCCCGAATTCGCGGCTTATAACCCCTCTAAGACCGAGTCTTCGGATTCGGTCGCGGCGCGAGGCGGCGGGCGACCCGGGCTTATCCGCACTATAATAAACCCCCTCACCGCCCGACGGTCCAATCGGCACGCGCTATCCGCGTGTGGCGTCCCACCAGGAGATCCCATGATCGAACGAACCACCACGACACAGTCGGAGCAGCACCCCGGCCGGGCCGCCGTCGCCCCGATCGAATCGACCCCCGAGCGGGCGGTGAGAGAATGACCGGGGAGGCGTCGATCGCCGACCCCGAACTCGGGGACGCGGCGATCGACCGCGTCGTCGACGTGCTCGAGTCCGGCCAGCTCGCGGACGGCCCCGAGGTGCGGGCGTTCGAGTCCGAGTTCGCCGACTACTGTGCGGCCGACCACGCGGTCGCGACGTCGAACGGGACGACGGCGCTCCACGCGGCGCTGGAGGCGGTCGGCGTCGAGCCGGGGAGCCGCGTGATCACGACCCCGTTCTCGTTCGTCGCGACGGCCAACGCCATCAGACACGCCGGCGGCGTTCCCGTGTTCGCCGACGTCGACCCCGAGACGTACAACCTCGACCCCGACGGCGTCGAGGAGCTCCTCGAGGGCGACGAGCCGGTGGACGCGATCGTCGCGGTCCACCTCTACGGGCTGCCCGCGCCGATGGACCGCCTCGGCGAACTCGCGGACGCGTACGACGTCCCGCTCGTCGAGGACGCCGCGCAGGCCCACGGGGCCGAGTTCGACGGGACGCCGGTCGGCGCCATCGGCACCGTCGGCACGTTCTCCTTCTACCCCACGAAGAACATGACCACGGGCGAGGGCGGGATGATCACGACCGACGACGAGGAGGTCGCGGAGGCCGCCTCCCGCTTCGTGAACCACGGCCGGGCGGCCGCGGGGTACGAGCACGTCGAACTCGGCCACAACTTCCGGATGACGAGCATGGCGGCCGCCATCGGCCGCGCGCAGCTCGGGCGGCTCGACGGGTTCGTCGAACGCCGCCGCGAGAACGCGCGGATCCTCACGGACGCGCTCGCGGGGAGTCCCTGCGTCACGCCGGCCGAACCGGCGTACGCGAGACACGCCTACCACCAGTACACCGTCCGCTGCGGGAACCGGGACGGGGTGAAGGAGGCGCTGGCCGAGCGGGGCGTCGGGAGCGCGGTCTACTACCCGACGAACATCCACGACCAGCCCGCCTACGCGGGCGACTTCGGCCGGGCGCCGACCGCCGAGCGAATCGCCGACGAGGTGCTCTCGCTGCCGGTCCACCCGAACGTCACCCCGGAAACGGCCGCGCACATCGGCGACGTGCTCGCCGACGAGGTGGAGGTGGCCCATGTCTGAGGAGCCGCTGCGCGCAGGCGTGATCGGCGTCGGGAGCATGGGGCAGAACCACGCGCGCGTGTACGACGAGATTCGGCCGACGACGCTCGCCGGCGTCTTCGACGTGGACGACGGGCGGGCCGAGACGGTCGCGCGCGAGCACGGGACGGCCGCGATGTCGCTTCCGGACCTGTTCGAGGCGGTCGACGTCGTCTCTGTCGCGGTCCCCACGGAGTACCACTTCGAGATGGCCCGCGAGGCCATCGAGCACGGCGTCGACGTGCTCGTCGAGAAGCCGTTCGTCGCCACCCCGGACGAGGGCGAGGAGCTCCTCGCCCTCGCGGAGCGTGCGGGCGTCACCGTGCAGGTGGGCCACATCGAGCGGTTCAACCCGGCGGTCGTCGCCCTCCGCGAGTTCGTCGACGATCTGGACGTCATCTCGGTCAGCGCCGAGCGGCTCGGCCCGCCCCTCGAGCGCGAGATCGACGACAGCGTCGTCATGGATCTGATGATCCACGACGTCGACATCGTGCTCGACCTGGTCGAGGGCGAACTGGCCTCGATCGACGCCGTGGGCACGGAGGAGGGACGCTACGCGTCGGCGAACCTGGCGTTCGACTCCGGGGTCGTCGGGCACCTCACCGCGAGCCGCGTCACCCAGGAGAAGGTGCGCGGGCTGACCATCTCG
Protein-coding regions in this window:
- a CDS encoding DegT/DnrJ/EryC1/StrS family aminotransferase, which encodes MTGEASIADPELGDAAIDRVVDVLESGQLADGPEVRAFESEFADYCAADHAVATSNGTTALHAALEAVGVEPGSRVITTPFSFVATANAIRHAGGVPVFADVDPETYNLDPDGVEELLEGDEPVDAIVAVHLYGLPAPMDRLGELADAYDVPLVEDAAQAHGAEFDGTPVGAIGTVGTFSFYPTKNMTTGEGGMITTDDEEVAEAASRFVNHGRAAAGYEHVELGHNFRMTSMAAAIGRAQLGRLDGFVERRRENARILTDALAGSPCVTPAEPAYARHAYHQYTVRCGNRDGVKEALAERGVGSAVYYPTNIHDQPAYAGDFGRAPTAERIADEVLSLPVHPNVTPETAAHIGDVLADEVEVAHV
- a CDS encoding DapH/DapD/GlmU-related protein; its protein translation is MTGDSRTRRPADGDRPADGGRATDGDRAPGGTGTGLDAGELASFLDAEVTGPGATVTGVGSLADAGPNDLAFCTYDDPDAVRASDAGVVVCGRSIPALRGRTLVRVERPKPAFVEAANEFFVDGVTETTVHPSAVVEPGATVGERCRIGANAYVADCVTIGDGCSIGPGTVLGETGFGFARTDDDSLSRQVHDGEVVLEDDVAVGANCSIDRAVFDETVVRRGAKLSGNVHLAHQVEVGEDVTVAFGSGFAGGATVGARTTVHPQVSVATDVVVGADAELGMNAAVLEDVPAGTTVVGSPARPLGDSA
- a CDS encoding metal-dependent hydrolase, translating into MWPWEHLAFGYVLYSAWAHLAWKRSPRSAEALALVLATQFPDLVDKPLSWGLGLFPQGYALGHSIVFSVPVVAVVAAASLRRDRPAVGVAFALGYASHLAGDVLSPALKGDGLGFDRLLWPFVSFEAYGADRGFVGRFSLYVGRYLHEVVQPEYLPLLLTYLGLLLAVAALWVFDGAPGVRSLFVALRARLSDA
- a CDS encoding polysaccharide deacetylase family protein codes for the protein MTGTDADGSEGRGSAAGASDATDAAETDGGTAGRDGAPDATVAGAGGSGVAFTFDWYGEFLDRLRSHGYRFRGYHEPLESGDLVLRHDVDWSPRRALRTARMEAERGVEATYFFLLTSPFYNVQHKPNREIVSRLEELGHDVGLHFSTHQYWNDEPPEEDLVDRVRAEQRILAEVASDPVSAVSFHRPPEWIFRRSFRSFESTYEERFFTDVAYRGDSNQRWRDEPPLADGFPDRMQVLTHPGLWGEEDASFVERLSALEDSTLGRTRRFMEEQFVEKKYNIDEFCDFGEFEASGRVAVSRRQR
- a CDS encoding Gfo/Idh/MocA family protein; translation: MSEEPLRAGVIGVGSMGQNHARVYDEIRPTTLAGVFDVDDGRAETVAREHGTAAMSLPDLFEAVDVVSVAVPTEYHFEMAREAIEHGVDVLVEKPFVATPDEGEELLALAERAGVTVQVGHIERFNPAVVALREFVDDLDVISVSAERLGPPLEREIDDSVVMDLMIHDVDIVLDLVEGELASIDAVGTEEGRYASANLAFDSGVVGHLTASRVTQEKVRGLTISARDCRVKVDYIDQTVEIHRASAPEYLREEGNVHFRHENLVERVTVDRREPLKEELRSFADAAANGTEPVVTGEDGLRVLEATSTIDRDATRSRLERAGVPVNARSD
- a CDS encoding DUF1616 domain-containing protein, whose amino-acid sequence is MNTRTSRWTTDLLVVLVLTAVASATVLVGPGGSPLRTAAVAPILLFLPGYALVAAIYPERRLRKENRAGDDGVVVPSGVIEEGLPPSVRVGLSVAASIAIVPAVVLALSVATGGIGARQTLLVLAPLTVALTLLAFVRRIRLPDDERMGVPPLTHLLGAAVSPFTVHDRNLSRSATFEATNARGLLLNLFLVAGVLVLVSSVGIAYVYPTEEEGFTELYLVTQSDDGEFDASGYPTEFTTGGDGEPLYVSIGNHEGEEQSYTVVAELQRVEETANGTTVTEEAELTRETRTVAPGETARIEHRPQPPFAGQRLRMQYLLYRGDAPQDPTRENAYRHVQLWVSVDGGGGS